From Actinoplanes oblitus, a single genomic window includes:
- a CDS encoding DeoR/GlpR family DNA-binding transcription regulator, with amino-acid sequence MSLRRADRVSAILERLSGAGSIDAGQLAEEFGVSPATIRRDLQNLEDQRLLSRTHGGAVAVDVAYELPVRYRIGQHREEKALIAKATADLLPRGPLTLGLTGGTTTHLLARLLAERVDLTVVTNALNIAAELALRPRLKLVMTGGVSRTQSYELVGPIADHALQGLNMAVAVVGVDGISARGGLTTHDEIEANTNATMIRRADRVIVVADGSKVGKVCLAGICPITGVATLVTDASADPAALDAIRRTGTEVVVAGA; translated from the coding sequence ATGTCGCTGCGTCGCGCCGACCGGGTCTCGGCCATTCTCGAACGGCTGTCCGGGGCCGGCTCGATCGACGCCGGGCAGCTGGCCGAGGAGTTCGGCGTCTCCCCCGCCACCATCCGCCGTGACCTGCAGAACCTCGAGGATCAGCGGCTGTTGTCCCGCACCCACGGCGGAGCCGTGGCCGTCGACGTCGCCTACGAGCTGCCGGTGCGCTACCGGATCGGCCAGCACCGCGAGGAGAAGGCACTGATCGCCAAGGCCACCGCGGACCTGCTGCCCAGGGGCCCGCTCACCCTCGGGCTGACCGGCGGCACCACGACGCACCTGCTGGCCCGGCTGCTCGCCGAACGGGTCGACCTGACCGTGGTGACCAACGCGCTGAACATCGCCGCCGAGCTGGCCCTGCGCCCGCGGCTGAAACTGGTGATGACCGGCGGGGTGTCCCGGACCCAGTCCTACGAGCTGGTCGGCCCGATCGCCGACCACGCGTTGCAGGGGCTGAACATGGCGGTCGCCGTCGTCGGTGTGGACGGGATCAGCGCCCGCGGCGGCCTGACCACGCACGACGAGATCGAGGCGAACACCAACGCCACCATGATCCGTCGCGCCGACCGGGTGATAGTGGTCGCCGACGGTTCCAAGGTCGGCAAGGTGTGCCTGGCCGGCATCTGCCCGATCACCGGGGTGGCGACGCTGGTCACCGACGCGAGCGCCGACCCGGCCGCCCTCGACGCGATCCGCCGGACCGGCACCGAGGTGGTCGTCGCGGGCGCCTGA
- a CDS encoding SIS domain-containing protein, producing the protein MNSTLHEVFSQPATWRKTEPLTAGAHRELAAPGERMLLLGCGTSWFVAQSIAELRESAGLGETDAVCASEYVPRRHYDRIVAITRSGTSTEVLDALRRAPAGVRRVAVTAVDGEPVDDLTDARLLLDFADERSVVQTRFPTSVLALVRRAYGNNLDGVIADGAAALAASLPADPEAVDHLVFLGTGWTVGLAHEAALKVREAAQAHAESYPAMDFRHGPVAVAGERSLVWSLGDVPASLDETARAAGAIVHRDDRDPLAQLILAQRFAIALAESRGLDPDRPRLLTRSVLLGAVIGHVAPAEGSDTSVAGRR; encoded by the coding sequence ATGAACAGCACGCTCCACGAGGTCTTCAGCCAGCCCGCGACCTGGCGGAAGACCGAGCCGCTCACCGCCGGCGCCCACCGGGAGCTGGCGGCACCCGGCGAGCGGATGCTCCTGCTCGGCTGCGGCACCTCCTGGTTCGTCGCACAGAGCATCGCCGAGCTGCGGGAGAGCGCCGGTCTGGGCGAGACCGACGCGGTCTGCGCCTCCGAGTACGTGCCGCGCCGCCACTACGACCGGATCGTCGCGATCACCCGTTCCGGCACCTCGACCGAGGTCCTGGACGCGCTGCGCCGCGCGCCGGCCGGGGTGCGGCGAGTGGCGGTGACCGCCGTCGACGGCGAACCCGTCGACGACCTCACCGACGCGCGGCTGCTGCTCGACTTCGCCGACGAGCGGAGCGTGGTGCAGACCCGCTTCCCCACGTCGGTGCTGGCACTGGTGCGCCGGGCGTACGGAAACAATCTTGACGGGGTGATCGCGGACGGTGCGGCGGCTCTGGCCGCAAGCCTCCCCGCGGACCCGGAGGCCGTCGACCACCTGGTGTTTCTCGGCACCGGCTGGACAGTGGGCCTGGCGCACGAGGCCGCGCTGAAGGTGCGCGAGGCGGCGCAGGCGCACGCCGAGTCCTATCCCGCGATGGACTTCCGGCACGGGCCGGTGGCGGTGGCGGGGGAGCGGAGTCTGGTCTGGTCGCTCGGCGACGTGCCGGCGTCGCTCGACGAGACGGCCCGGGCCGCGGGAGCGATCGTCCACCGCGACGACCGGGACCCGCTGGCGCAGCTGATCCTCGCCCAGCGGTTCGCGATCGCCCTGGCCGAGTCGCGTGGCCTCGACCCGGACCGGCCCCGCCTGCTCACCAGATCTGTCCTGCTCGGCGCGGTGATCGGACATGTAGCTCCAGCAGAAGGCTCTGACACGAGCGTTGCGGGACGGCGATGA
- a CDS encoding DUF4360 domain-containing protein, protein MKNSNRVLAAALATALALPLGTPAHAATGAAAARITVEVIAASGSGCAPGTASVYSNGDDTGFRVRYHDFVAAAGGDADVVDRRKNCQLGVLVTIPDGWTVAIASANYRGRANLKSGASALQRTSYYWQGSSATERKDVTFSGPWSGLWTTWDVAPVLTYTACGSQSVLNVNTELRVNAGSSTSTSTMSMNTTEGDVDTLFNFSLSSC, encoded by the coding sequence ATGAAAAACAGCAATCGCGTCTTGGCGGCCGCGCTGGCCACGGCCCTCGCGCTCCCGCTCGGCACCCCCGCACACGCCGCCACCGGAGCCGCCGCGGCCAGGATCACCGTCGAGGTGATCGCCGCCAGCGGATCGGGCTGCGCCCCGGGCACCGCCTCGGTCTACAGCAACGGCGACGACACCGGGTTCCGGGTCAGATATCACGACTTCGTCGCCGCGGCGGGCGGGGACGCCGACGTCGTCGACCGTCGCAAGAACTGCCAGCTCGGCGTCCTGGTGACCATCCCGGACGGCTGGACCGTCGCCATCGCCTCGGCCAACTACCGTGGCCGGGCGAACCTGAAGTCCGGAGCGAGCGCCCTGCAGCGCACCAGCTACTACTGGCAGGGGTCCTCGGCGACCGAGCGCAAGGACGTGACGTTCAGCGGGCCCTGGTCCGGCCTCTGGACGACCTGGGACGTGGCCCCCGTGCTGACCTACACCGCGTGCGGCTCCCAGAGCGTTCTCAACGTCAATACCGAGTTGCGGGTCAACGCCGGCTCCTCCACCAGCACCAGCACGATGTCGATGAACACCACCGAGGGCGATGTCGACACCCTCTTCAACTTCAGCCTGTCCTCCTGCTGA
- a CDS encoding DUF4360 domain-containing protein: protein MASPASAGLILTDPPPTDEISIHLVAMAGSGCAPGTADVAISPDHSAFTAIYSAYLAQAGPSVPVTENRKNCQLNVLVNAPSGYTFAIAKVDYRGYGFLQRGATAQQRANYYFQGMSMGSYANHPIAAPLDDNWIATDEVPIASQVFRPCGEQRNLNINTELRVTKGTSTDVSYLTMDSTDGSIETIYHFSWMRCH from the coding sequence ATGGCATCGCCAGCGTCCGCGGGACTCATTCTCACCGACCCGCCGCCCACCGACGAGATCTCCATCCACCTGGTCGCCATGGCGGGCTCCGGCTGCGCGCCGGGGACCGCCGACGTCGCGATCTCGCCGGACCACTCCGCGTTCACCGCGATCTACAGTGCCTACCTGGCGCAGGCCGGCCCCAGCGTCCCGGTCACCGAGAACCGTAAGAACTGCCAGCTCAACGTGCTGGTCAACGCGCCGTCCGGGTACACCTTCGCGATCGCCAAGGTGGACTACCGGGGATACGGATTCCTGCAGCGCGGCGCGACCGCCCAGCAGCGGGCGAACTACTACTTCCAGGGCATGTCGATGGGCAGTTACGCCAACCACCCGATCGCCGCGCCCCTGGACGACAACTGGATCGCCACGGACGAGGTCCCGATCGCGTCGCAGGTCTTCCGCCCCTGCGGCGAGCAGCGCAACCTCAACATCAACACCGAGCTGCGGGTCACCAAGGGAACCTCGACCGACGTCAGCTACCTGACGATGGACTCCACCGACGGCAGCATCGAGACGATCTACCACTTTTCCTGGATGCGCTGCCACTGA
- a CDS encoding phytanoyl-CoA dioxygenase family protein translates to MDLTAAAQAWRTDGFVILPGFLPAEELTSALGELDLLFPSADGFHDGTDPRHERFIGDEFAGIDTFPFASAEISLAAVNHRILALAEALLGDDDLHLYGAEAWAKYTGACDYDQALHRDYLNHTVLVPSTTPGCQQVEMFVFLNDVPEELGPPHLVSRKHTAHLPAVPNWLLPPGQEGTDRFVAEADPQLYEAEVSGAGPAGTVIAFEPGTYHRGTQLSAPRGRSTACICASGRPACSGDSGSVGRRRASRASGSSSSAAPPRGNCRSSVSPGPDTLTGRLRPWQAWHCAIRGATFRPGDRRVRKRSADMGTRGPGGLGSHGRRNT, encoded by the coding sequence ATGGACCTCACAGCGGCGGCGCAGGCCTGGCGGACCGACGGTTTCGTGATCCTCCCAGGCTTCTTGCCCGCGGAGGAGTTGACATCAGCGCTGGGGGAACTGGACCTGTTGTTCCCCTCGGCTGACGGGTTCCATGACGGCACCGATCCGCGTCACGAGCGTTTCATTGGCGACGAGTTCGCTGGGATCGACACCTTCCCGTTCGCCAGCGCGGAGATCAGCCTGGCGGCCGTGAACCATCGCATCCTGGCGCTGGCTGAGGCGCTGCTGGGGGACGACGATCTTCACCTGTACGGGGCGGAGGCCTGGGCCAAGTACACCGGCGCTTGCGACTACGACCAGGCCCTGCACCGTGACTATCTCAACCACACCGTGTTGGTGCCCAGTACCACGCCGGGTTGCCAGCAGGTCGAGATGTTCGTCTTCCTCAACGACGTTCCCGAGGAGCTCGGGCCGCCGCATCTGGTCTCCCGTAAGCACACCGCGCACCTGCCCGCCGTTCCCAACTGGTTGCTGCCGCCGGGACAGGAAGGTACCGATCGGTTCGTGGCCGAGGCCGATCCACAGCTCTACGAAGCGGAGGTCTCCGGTGCGGGGCCGGCGGGAACCGTCATCGCCTTCGAGCCAGGGACCTATCACCGCGGTACGCAGCTGAGCGCACCTAGGGGGCGCAGTACAGCATGCATCTGTGCTTCCGGCCGGCCGGCCTGCAGTGGGGACAGCGGGTCGGTTGGGCGGCGAAGAGCTTCACGAGCGAGTGGGTCGAGTTCGTCAGCCGCGCCACCCCGCGGCAACTGCAGGTCCTCGGTTTCCCCCGGCCCGGACACCCTTACTGGACGCCTGAGACCTTGGCAGGCATGGCATTGCGCTATCCGAGGCGCGACCTTTCGCCCTGGCGACCGGCGAGTCAGGAAGCGAAGCGCTGACATGGGCACCCGGGGCCCGGGCGGCTTAGGTTCTCACGGTCGTCGCAACACCTGA
- a CDS encoding ATP-binding cassette domain-containing protein yields the protein MIETRELTKTYRRVTAIRDVTFTATPGRVTGLVGLNGSGKSTTLRILLGLSRATRGAALINGRRYRDLKHPLRQVGAVLEQGLAHPGQTGYTHLVTQALLSGASRRRVKELLDFVGLDAAAAKRTGNYSLGMRQRLAVATALLGEPDVLILDEAANGLDPSGMAWLRELLRRHAAHGGTVLISSHLLSELELVADDVVVIGQGRVLHDGPLAGLIGGTRLRVRGGDPALLWQAFERHGAQVTADGNVLFVSGLTAEDAGDLALHLRVPLYELVAETPHLEDVFLNLAEAS from the coding sequence ATGATCGAGACTCGCGAGTTGACCAAGACCTACCGGCGGGTGACCGCGATCCGGGACGTCACGTTCACCGCCACGCCGGGCCGGGTCACCGGGCTGGTCGGGCTCAACGGCTCCGGCAAGAGCACCACGCTGCGGATCCTGCTCGGGCTCAGCCGCGCCACCCGCGGCGCCGCACTGATCAACGGCCGGCGATACCGCGACCTCAAGCACCCGCTGCGGCAGGTCGGCGCGGTGCTGGAGCAGGGGCTGGCCCACCCCGGCCAGACCGGGTACACCCACCTGGTCACCCAGGCGCTGCTCAGCGGCGCCTCCCGCCGGCGGGTCAAGGAGCTGCTCGACTTCGTCGGGCTGGACGCGGCCGCGGCCAAGCGCACCGGCAACTACTCGCTCGGCATGCGGCAGCGGCTCGCGGTGGCGACCGCGCTGCTCGGCGAGCCCGACGTGCTCATCCTCGACGAGGCCGCCAACGGCCTGGACCCGTCCGGCATGGCCTGGCTGCGCGAGCTGCTGCGCCGGCACGCCGCGCACGGCGGCACCGTGCTGATCTCCAGTCACCTGCTGAGCGAGCTGGAACTGGTGGCCGACGACGTGGTCGTCATCGGGCAGGGCCGGGTCCTGCACGACGGACCACTCGCCGGGCTGATCGGCGGGACGCGCCTGCGGGTGCGCGGGGGCGATCCGGCGCTGCTGTGGCAGGCGTTCGAACGGCACGGCGCCCAGGTCACCGCGGACGGCAACGTGCTGTTCGTCTCGGGACTCACCGCGGAGGACGCCGGCGACCTGGCCCTGCACCTGCGGGTACCGCTCTACGAGCTGGTCGCCGAGACGCCCCATCTGGAGGACGTCTTCCTGAACCTGGCGGAGGCCTCATGA
- a CDS encoding universal stress protein, translated as MKQRVFVVGIDGSESSRRAAAYAVGLARRESARLIGIYVRPLPSGIVSLADASGAAASSVVASQDQVVTEFRDTLQRERTRLGVDMEIVVRQGDPFTELCQAARELWADAVIVGRSEGLLHRIAGSVAQRLVRCGHWPVTVVP; from the coding sequence GTGAAGCAGCGAGTGTTCGTCGTCGGCATCGACGGTTCCGAGTCGTCCCGACGGGCCGCCGCCTATGCCGTCGGCCTTGCCCGGCGCGAGAGTGCCCGGCTGATCGGCATCTATGTCCGCCCGCTGCCCAGCGGCATCGTGTCGCTAGCCGACGCCTCCGGCGCGGCGGCCAGCTCGGTGGTCGCCTCGCAGGACCAGGTGGTCACCGAGTTCCGTGACACGCTGCAGCGGGAGCGGACCCGGCTGGGCGTCGACATGGAGATCGTGGTGCGCCAGGGCGACCCGTTCACCGAGCTGTGCCAGGCGGCCAGGGAGCTCTGGGCGGACGCGGTGATCGTCGGCCGCTCGGAGGGCCTGCTGCACCGGATCGCCGGCTCGGTCGCCCAGCGCCTGGTCCGCTGCGGCCACTGGCCCGTCACCGTCGTCCCCTGA
- a CDS encoding TetR/AcrR family transcriptional regulator: MSATSAGVGRPRDPEVDRRINQAALDVFGDAGWAGFAMETVARRAGIGKATLYLRWNSKEELLTDAVCGGLARISDVDTGTLHGDLVRLATQMIELYTGPASRAALRLNLEAPSIPGVAEHYAQLRTSQIAAARAIVRRGIGRGELPAGTSVTLLLDTLLGGAMMHALTTPPERRAALAAGAAGHARELVGFLLHAVVAPDRAGRESAAPGVP, from the coding sequence ATGAGCGCTACGTCGGCGGGTGTGGGGCGGCCGCGCGACCCCGAGGTGGATCGGCGGATCAACCAGGCGGCTCTGGACGTGTTCGGGGACGCCGGCTGGGCCGGGTTCGCGATGGAGACCGTGGCCCGCCGGGCCGGGATCGGCAAGGCGACCCTCTACCTGCGCTGGAACAGCAAGGAAGAGCTGCTCACCGACGCGGTCTGCGGCGGGCTGGCCCGGATCAGCGACGTGGACACCGGGACGCTGCACGGGGACCTGGTGCGGCTGGCGACTCAGATGATCGAGCTCTACACCGGACCGGCCAGCCGGGCGGCGCTGCGGCTGAACCTGGAGGCGCCGAGCATTCCGGGCGTTGCCGAGCACTACGCGCAGCTGCGCACGTCGCAGATCGCGGCGGCCCGGGCGATCGTCCGGCGCGGGATCGGCCGGGGCGAGCTGCCGGCCGGCACGTCGGTCACGTTGCTGCTGGACACCCTGCTGGGCGGGGCGATGATGCACGCGCTGACCACGCCGCCGGAGCGGCGGGCGGCGCTGGCCGCCGGGGCGGCCGGACATGCCCGGGAGCTGGTGGGCTTTCTGCTGCACGCGGTGGTCGCGCCGGACCGGGCCGGCCGGGAGAGCGCCGCCCCGGGCGTACCGTAA
- a CDS encoding multidrug effflux MFS transporter, with product MLITQTAARPGQRARLALILGSLSAFGALTIDMYLPAMPGMADELHTGALPVQLTLTVFVVGLAVGQVIVGPLSDAWGRRRPLLAGMALYVAGSLWCALAPTVGWLLAGRVLQSLGAAAGTVLARAVVRDLFEGIAMTRFFSSLMVVNGVAPIVAPVIGGQLLTFTTWRAVFVVLAAVGATLLVAVVFTLPESLPPPRRTPAHPRGTLRTFRTLGADQRYLRHVAAAALMFAAVFAYISGSSFVLQDAYGLSAQQFSVVFGLNGLGIVMFGQVNGLLVGRVADEHRLLRISLTVAVLGSAGVLACGLFGLPLPLLLCCLFPLVSMLGIVLANATSLALAGHASAAGAASSLQGLLQFLVGSLAAAAMSLSGHVTTTAMGATMVVCATAALAVLVVRRPRPAAR from the coding sequence GTGCTCATAACTCAAACCGCGGCCCGGCCCGGACAGCGGGCGCGGCTGGCCCTGATCCTGGGCTCGCTGAGCGCGTTCGGCGCGCTGACCATCGACATGTACCTGCCGGCCATGCCGGGCATGGCGGACGAGCTGCACACCGGCGCGTTGCCGGTGCAGCTCACCCTGACGGTCTTCGTCGTCGGGCTGGCCGTCGGACAGGTGATCGTCGGCCCGCTCTCCGACGCCTGGGGCCGGCGCCGTCCGCTGCTGGCGGGCATGGCGCTGTATGTGGCCGGATCGCTGTGGTGCGCCCTGGCGCCCACCGTCGGCTGGTTGCTCGCCGGCCGGGTCCTGCAGTCGCTGGGCGCGGCGGCCGGCACCGTGCTGGCCCGGGCCGTGGTGCGGGACCTGTTCGAGGGCATCGCGATGACCCGGTTCTTCTCCAGCCTGATGGTGGTCAACGGGGTGGCCCCGATCGTGGCGCCGGTCATCGGCGGCCAGCTGCTGACGTTCACCACCTGGCGGGCCGTCTTCGTGGTGCTGGCCGCTGTCGGCGCGACCCTGCTGGTCGCTGTCGTCTTCACACTGCCCGAGTCGCTGCCGCCGCCGCGCCGGACTCCGGCCCACCCGCGCGGCACGCTGCGGACTTTCCGTACGCTCGGCGCCGATCAGCGGTACCTGCGCCACGTCGCCGCCGCGGCGCTGATGTTCGCGGCCGTCTTCGCGTACATCTCCGGGTCCTCGTTCGTCCTGCAGGACGCCTATGGACTCTCCGCACAGCAGTTCAGCGTGGTCTTCGGCCTCAACGGCCTGGGCATCGTCATGTTCGGCCAGGTCAACGGCCTGCTCGTCGGCCGTGTCGCCGACGAGCACCGGTTGCTGCGGATCAGCCTGACCGTCGCCGTCCTGGGTTCCGCCGGGGTGCTGGCCTGCGGCCTGTTCGGTCTCCCGCTGCCGCTGCTGCTGTGCTGCCTGTTCCCGCTGGTCTCGATGCTCGGCATCGTCCTGGCGAACGCCACCTCACTGGCGCTGGCCGGGCACGCGTCCGCCGCGGGGGCGGCCTCGTCGCTGCAGGGCCTGCTGCAGTTCCTGGTCGGCAGCCTGGCGGCCGCCGCGATGAGCCTGTCCGGGCATGTCACCACCACCGCCATGGGCGCCACCATGGTCGTCTGCGCCACGGCCGCGCTCGCCGTGCTCGTCGTCCGCCGCCCGCGGCCGGCCGCCCGCTGA
- a CDS encoding MarR family transcriptional regulator: MPRDDADAALADLADLILNVGRLVRARTPEESPHVVPLNETERQVMRVVDLYPGAAPSEIARRTRLQRTNVSTALRSLEGKGMISRVAAAGRGVAVHPTELAAANLRVLRAGWARELSGVLGDDLDAVRRCTALLSRLEQQLTADE; this comes from the coding sequence ATGCCCCGTGACGATGCCGACGCCGCCCTGGCCGACCTGGCCGACCTGATCCTCAACGTCGGCCGGCTGGTGCGTGCCCGGACTCCCGAGGAGAGTCCGCACGTGGTGCCGCTGAACGAGACGGAACGGCAGGTCATGCGCGTCGTCGACCTGTACCCCGGTGCGGCGCCGAGCGAGATCGCCCGGCGGACCCGGCTGCAGCGCACCAACGTCAGCACGGCGCTGCGTTCGCTGGAGGGCAAGGGGATGATCTCGCGCGTCGCCGCCGCCGGTCGCGGCGTGGCGGTGCACCCGACCGAGCTCGCCGCGGCCAACTTGCGGGTGCTGCGGGCCGGCTGGGCGCGGGAGCTCAGCGGCGTCCTGGGCGACGATCTCGACGCGGTCCGCCGCTGCACGGCACTGCTCAGCCGACTGGAGCAGCAGCTCACCGCCGACGAGTAG
- the iolC gene encoding 5-dehydro-2-deoxygluconokinase, protein MTAFDLVATGRTGVDIYPLDHGVGLADVRTFEKFLGGSATNVAVAAARYGRRVALVTRTGDDPFGRYVAREAERLGVDPRFIGTVTGPPTPVTFCEVFPPDDFPLYFYRYPIAPDLLIEPAELPLNAIREARVYWSTVTGLSQEPSREAHHVAWAARGRRPHTVLDLDYRPMFWPDPAQAAEQVGRALHGVTVAVGNREECAVAVGETDPDRAADALLDRGLELAIVKRGPEGVLAKTRDERVEVPPVPVQVVNGLGAGDAFGGALVHGLLSGWDLRRILRFANAAGAIVAGRLACSTAMPDEAEVQLLLDTHPRVRPGR, encoded by the coding sequence ATGACGGCCTTCGACCTCGTCGCGACGGGTCGCACCGGTGTGGACATCTACCCGCTCGACCACGGCGTCGGGCTGGCGGACGTGCGGACGTTCGAGAAGTTCCTCGGTGGCAGCGCCACCAACGTCGCCGTCGCCGCGGCCCGCTACGGCCGCCGCGTGGCCCTGGTGACCCGGACCGGCGACGACCCCTTCGGACGGTACGTGGCTCGCGAGGCCGAACGGCTCGGTGTCGACCCGCGGTTCATCGGCACGGTGACCGGGCCGCCGACGCCCGTCACCTTCTGCGAGGTCTTCCCGCCGGACGACTTCCCGCTCTACTTCTACCGCTACCCGATCGCCCCGGACCTGCTGATCGAACCCGCCGAGCTGCCGCTGAACGCCATCCGCGAGGCGCGCGTGTACTGGTCGACCGTCACCGGGCTGTCCCAGGAACCGTCGCGCGAGGCGCACCACGTCGCCTGGGCGGCCCGGGGCCGCCGGCCGCACACGGTGCTCGACCTCGACTACCGCCCGATGTTCTGGCCGGATCCGGCCCAGGCCGCCGAGCAGGTGGGGCGCGCACTGCATGGGGTGACCGTGGCGGTCGGCAACCGCGAGGAGTGCGCTGTCGCGGTCGGCGAGACGGATCCCGACCGCGCCGCGGACGCCCTCCTCGACCGTGGGCTGGAACTGGCCATCGTCAAGCGGGGACCGGAAGGCGTCCTGGCCAAGACCCGCGACGAACGGGTCGAGGTGCCACCGGTGCCCGTCCAGGTCGTCAACGGCCTGGGCGCTGGCGACGCGTTCGGTGGCGCCCTCGTGCACGGTCTGCTGTCCGGATGGGACCTGCGCCGGATCCTGCGGTTCGCGAACGCGGCCGGCGCGATCGTCGCGGGCCGCCTGGCCTGCTCGACCGCCATGCCCGACGAGGCCGAGGTGCAACTTCTGCTCGACACACACCCTCGGGTACGGCCGGGGCGCTGA
- a CDS encoding YciI family protein encodes MFIVLLRFTDNKAAAGEHMPGHQQWIKLGLEDQVFLLVGGIQPGLGGAVLAHNVSLPQLQQRVDADPFVIHRVVDAEILEITPGTADPRLDFLMPAR; translated from the coding sequence ATGTTCATCGTGTTGCTCCGGTTCACTGACAACAAGGCCGCCGCCGGCGAGCACATGCCCGGCCACCAGCAGTGGATCAAGCTAGGTTTGGAAGATCAAGTATTTCTGCTCGTGGGCGGCATCCAGCCAGGACTCGGGGGCGCCGTGCTGGCACACAACGTGTCCCTACCGCAGTTGCAGCAGCGAGTCGACGCCGACCCGTTCGTCATCCACCGGGTCGTCGACGCCGAGATCCTGGAAATCACGCCGGGCACGGCCGACCCGCGGCTGGACTTCCTGATGCCGGCCAGATGA
- a CDS encoding alkene reductase — MHTGLFEPFPLGDLTLANRMVMAPLTRNRADHDGVVTPMMVTHYRQRAAAGLIISESTPVSAQGVGYPNTPGIHTEPQAASWLRLTEAVHAESGHVFVQLQHCGRISHPSLLPDGSTPVAPSALRPSGHTFTPSGLQEFVTPRQLEAHEVPEVVAQFEHAAKRALDAGFDGVEIHAGNGYLVDQFLRDASNIRTDAYGGSARNRMRLLNEILDATCAVWPAHRVGVRFTPENSFNSMADSDPQAHFRYFLEQLRTRDLAYVHMLEGDMTTKTSGLDYRSLRAAFTGTYIANNGYDLARAQTAIRDGAADLVAFGVPFLANPDLVRRYRDGLALNAADPSTFYTGGPLGYIDYPAYDA, encoded by the coding sequence GTGCACACCGGCCTTTTCGAGCCGTTCCCCCTGGGAGATCTGACCCTCGCCAACCGAATGGTCATGGCCCCGCTGACCCGCAATCGCGCCGACCATGACGGGGTCGTCACGCCGATGATGGTCACCCACTATCGGCAGCGTGCCGCCGCAGGCCTAATCATCAGCGAGTCCACTCCCGTCTCGGCCCAGGGCGTCGGCTACCCCAACACCCCCGGCATTCACACCGAGCCCCAGGCAGCCAGTTGGCTCCGCCTCACCGAGGCGGTCCACGCCGAATCAGGCCACGTCTTCGTCCAGCTGCAACACTGTGGGCGGATCTCGCACCCGAGCCTGCTGCCGGACGGCAGCACCCCCGTGGCGCCCTCGGCGCTACGGCCGTCGGGCCACACGTTCACCCCTTCGGGGCTTCAGGAATTCGTCACGCCACGCCAGCTCGAAGCCCACGAGGTACCGGAGGTCGTCGCCCAATTCGAGCATGCCGCCAAACGGGCGCTCGATGCCGGATTCGACGGCGTCGAAATCCATGCCGGCAACGGCTACCTCGTCGACCAGTTTCTGCGCGATGCGAGCAACATCCGCACCGACGCGTACGGAGGCAGTGCCCGCAACCGGATGCGCCTGCTCAACGAAATCCTCGACGCGACGTGCGCAGTGTGGCCGGCACACCGGGTGGGAGTGCGATTCACCCCCGAGAACAGCTTCAACTCGATGGCGGATTCCGACCCACAGGCACACTTCCGGTACTTCCTCGAACAACTCCGGACCCGCGACCTCGCCTATGTCCACATGCTCGAAGGTGACATGACGACGAAAACCAGCGGCCTCGACTACCGCAGTCTTCGCGCCGCCTTCACCGGCACCTACATCGCCAACAACGGCTATGACCTCGCCCGTGCCCAGACAGCGATCCGGGACGGTGCCGCCGACCTCGTCGCCTTCGGCGTCCCCTTCCTGGCCAACCCCGATCTGGTCCGCCGCTACCGCGACGGCCTGGCCCTCAACGCCGCCGACCCATCCACCTTCTACACAGGCGGTCCACTCGGATACATCGACTACCCGGCGTACGACGCCTGA
- a CDS encoding TetR/AcrR family transcriptional regulator encodes MGRARATREQIIEAADRLFYRQGYEHTSFAAIAEAVQISRGNFYYHFKTKDDILAAVIDARLAERRRMLERWEAEEPTPAGRIRKYIEIPLTNRADVQMYGCPVGTLSTELAKLNHASFAEANSVFTLFRTWLREQFALLGHESEADALAMHVIAFSQGVATLANAFRDEGFIWREVKQMSDWLTAYE; translated from the coding sequence ATGGGCAGGGCCAGGGCGACCCGAGAGCAGATCATCGAGGCGGCCGATCGGTTGTTCTATCGGCAGGGGTACGAGCACACGTCGTTCGCCGCGATCGCCGAGGCCGTCCAGATCTCGAGAGGGAACTTCTACTACCACTTCAAGACGAAGGACGACATCCTGGCGGCCGTGATCGATGCCCGTCTCGCCGAGAGGCGGCGGATGCTCGAGCGCTGGGAGGCCGAGGAGCCCACGCCCGCCGGGCGGATCCGCAAGTACATCGAGATTCCGCTGACCAATCGGGCTGACGTCCAGATGTACGGGTGCCCGGTAGGCACCCTGAGCACCGAGCTGGCGAAGTTGAACCATGCGTCGTTCGCTGAGGCCAACAGCGTGTTCACCCTGTTCCGCACCTGGTTGCGCGAACAGTTCGCGCTACTGGGCCACGAATCGGAGGCCGACGCGCTCGCCATGCACGTCATAGCGTTCAGTCAGGGCGTTGCGACCTTGGCGAACGCCTTCCGCGACGAAGGTTTCATCTGGCGCGAGGTGAAGCAGATGTCCGACTGGCTGACCGCTTACGAATAG